Genomic segment of Populus nigra chromosome 14, ddPopNigr1.1, whole genome shotgun sequence:
ATAACCTTGCCAAAAGTCCAGTAAAGGTTTTtctacataaataattatttatgttaaggGTTTTATATCTGGAGAATCTCTCTCCCCAAAATAAGGAAGAACAAGACATCCCAAAATCTACCTGCCTTGAACCATGTCTCTCATTGACATTAGAAATTAaagcaataattttatttcatttaaataattttgatgtagtTCATGCTCTTGGCCTTTATTTCCACAGATAAGCAAATATGGCAAAATATGGAAAAGGTTTCATTTGTCTCTCACTTGGGCACACAACAGATCGATTCCTTCCCCATCCCACCGATGAATCAAATATCCCAAGtcatgttttcttaattttttatccaaatcatCATCTTCACAACCTAAAGCACCTTGACTATAAGAAGAATGCTTCCATATTAACAGGTAAATATTACAGCGTACTATTTCAAATTGACAAGCACgcaggagtgtgacacaaaccATATCTATGTTAATCAGCTAAAATCTCATTTCCTAGTGTGTTAAAATTTCTTCTGGAACATAATCAGGAGATTCAGGACAAGTGGTCTCCATCCAGCACTCCCCCACCAGAACTCCCTCGTGCCTGATTAAGCACCTCCCTCGGTACCCTTTCAAGTTCTGAAACCTTGCCAGAGGAGGTTGAGCTGCTTTCATTGTCTGTGCTGTATGTTGTCCGCCCACTATACAATTTCCGCGACCACATGACAGCAAACATTTTGGGCTGAACTACATATAAAACTGCAAACAAGGGAAGAGAAAATCTTCCCCTTGTTGCAAGTTTGTTAAAGGAGGATCACGTACTTGATCCACTCTTTCTTCCAAACCTGTTTCCTGATTGGAATCGAGACATTCGCCGGCTGACTGATCCAGCTGATTGATGCAACATAGTGCTCTCCCCCGCTCTTCTATAGGGGCTCCCCGCCCTCAATCCATTGAGCATCTTGGTGGGCAAAAGATTATCCCTCAGTTTACAGGTAACTTGAAAGAGAGCATTCTGTACATTTTTGTGCTCACCAGTAATCTGCAAAACATGTAACAGTTTGGGAATAAATCGCTAGGCAGGTGGCACCAAAGGTTTTTAAAAAGAAGGTAGGGGAATGggaattcaaaaacaaacagacaTAAATCTTCTATAGAAGCTCCAAATGCTTTACCAGTATGTATCTATAGTTCCATACCAGTTTTTATCCTGGATAATCAAGAAAAATTCTCGACTTTGAAAGCATCAGGcaattttaaagaacaaaaggCAACCGACAAGTGACAGAACTCTTGCTACATTTAAAATATTGCATGTCTACACAACAAACAGCAAAGacatcaaaattttatataataagataaatggaaagaaaaaaaaacacccaaataCAACTGATGCGCAGAGAACTGGTAGAGCTCTGAAAATGTTACAAGAAGAGGTGAAATTTGCTAACCAAACTAGATGATGACAACGACAGGTGATGAAGAAGTGTTGATTGTTCTTGGAGGGAGAGGAGCAGATAACTGATTGCAAGCACAAATAGCGGCAGCACCAAAAATCACATTAAGCAATGATTATTAGACTCAATGACATACTTCAACCCAGTTTATGTTGTATGCTAAAATCCTTTTAATGTCACAATAActtgaaaactaataaaaaaaagtaagacgATAAGAATTGCACCTGCACTACTGCATCATTCTTAGAAGCCAAATCAAAGAATTGATCCCCTTGCATTATCTGTATATCAGCACCAGTTGTTTCTATCATTTCTGAATCTACCCTACCTCCTCTTCCAATCAAACAAGAGACCCTATTTGATGGCAGCAGGACGGTTGCTGTCACGGTAATTTCCTCAATCAAGCCCAAGGATCGAGCTCTTTCAATGTCATGCTCAATAGATCTAGCAAAGACAAGAAGAAGTGCATTCTGTGCAGGAGAGTGGGATGATTCAAGGTTCTCCAATGCAGAAACAGTAACTAGACGGTCATCGGAGTTTTTTATAGGACGAGCAAAGATGATAGAAGCACCGGTTTGATTTTGCAGAGCTCTGACTACAGACCCTCCTGTGCCTATGATTCTTCCAGCTGCACCATGGGAGCAGATCATCCTAAATTGAACTTGTGATTGTTCCTTAGGTTTCTTATGGTCTCCATCAGTTGCAATATTTTCAGAATATGTGGGTAGCAGGGAACACATTGGTTCACCAGAGGAACCACTTCTTCTCCTACCAGCTCCAAGGCTTAAATCCACCTCATCCTTCTCGTATGGAGGACAATCTTGAAGGCAGCTAGTTACATCAATCACTGCTTTCTTTATGGCCACAGATCTACTCCctgtaatctttttttttttaaaaaaacaccaattttttcaaatttcaatccaGATAATTTAAAACTGCAAACAAGTGAAGAGAAAATCTTCACCTGTGGTAACTGCAGCAATGAGGAAGGAGTATCACGTACTTGATCCACTCTTTTTTCAAAGCTTGTTTCCTGATTGGAATCGAGAGATTCGCCAGCTGATTGATGCAACATGGTGATCTCCCCCGCTCTTCTATAGGGGCTCCCTGCCCTCAATCCATTGAGCATCTCGGTAGGCAAAAGATTCTCCCTCAGCTTACAGGTAACTTGAAACAGAGCATTCTGTACATTTTTCTTCTCACCTGTAATCTGCAAAACATATAAAAGTTCGGGAATAAATCGCTAGGTAGGTGGCACCAAAGATTTTAACCAGGTAGGTACGGGACTgggaattcaaaaaaaaaaagaagacataaATCTTCAATAGAAGCTCCAAATGCTTTACCATGTTGGCTGATCACACTCCATTACAAGGTATAAACATTCCAGTATCTATCTATAGTTCTATACCAGTTTTTATCCTGGATGATCTAGAAAAATCTACTTTGAAAGCATCAGGCAATATCAAAGAACAAAAGGCAACTGATAAGTGACAGAACTCTTGGTACATTTAAAATATTGCATATCTACACAACAAAcagcaaaaacatcaaaattttatataatatgttaaatggaaaaaaaatacaaatacaactGATGCGCAGAGAACTGGTAGTGCTCTGAAAATGTTACAAGAAGAGGTGAAATTTGCTAACCAAACTAGATGATGACAACGACAGGTAATGAAGAAGTGTTGATTGTTCTTGGAGGGAGAGGAGCACATAACTGTTTAGAAGCACAAATCACAGTAGCACCAAAAATCATATTAAGCAACAAATATTAGACTCAATGACATACTTCAACCCAGTTTATGTCGTATGCTAAAATCCTCTTTATTTCACAATAActtgaaaacagaaaaaaaaaattaagacaatcAGAATCACACCTGCACTACTACATCATTCTTTGAAGAGAAATCAAAGATTTGGTCCCCTTGCAATATCTGTATGTCAGCACCAGTTGTTTCTATCATTTCTGAATCTACCCTACCTACTCTTCCAATCAAACAAGAGACCCTATTTGATGGCAGCAGGAGGGTTGCTGTCACGGTAATTTCCTCAATCAAACCCAAGGAACGAGCTCTTTCAATGTCATGCTCAATAGATCTAGCAAAGACAAGAAGAAGTGCATTCTGTGCAGGAGAGTGCGATGATTCAAGGTTCTCCAATGCAGAAACAGTAACTAGACGGTCATCGGAGTTGGTTATAGGAGGAGCAAAGCTGATAGAAGCACCAGTTTGATTTTGCAGAGCTCTGACTATGGATCCTCCTGTGCCTATGATGCTCCCAGCTGCACCATGGGAGCAGATCATCCTAAATTGAACTTGTGATTGTTCCTTAGGTTTCTTATGGTCTCCATCAGTTGCAATATTTTCAGAATATGTGGGTAGCAGGGAACACATTGGTTCACCAGAGGAACCACTTCTTCTCCTACCAGCTCCAAGGCTTAAATCCACCTCATCCTTCTCGTATGGAGGACAATCTTGAAGGCAGCTAGTTACATCAATCACTGCTTTCTTTATGGCCACAGATCTACTCCctgtaatctttttttttttttttcaaacaccaattttttcaaatttcaattcaGATAATTTAAAACTGCAAACAAGTGAAGAGAAAATCTTCACCTGTGGTAACTGCAGCAATGAGGAAGGAGCATCACGTACTTGATCCACTCTTTTTCCAAAGCTTGTTTCCTGATTGGAATCGAGAGATTCGCCAGCTGATTGATGCAACATGGTGATCTCCCCCGCTCTTCTATAGGGGCTCCCTGCCCTCAATCCATTGAGCATCTCGGTAGGCAAAAGATTCTCCCTCAGCTTACAGGTAACTTGAAACAGAGCATTCTGTACATTTTTCTCCTCACCTGTAATCTGCAAAACATATAACAGTTTGGGAATAAATCGCTAGGTAGGTGGTACCAAAGATTTTAACCAGGTAGATACGGGACTgggaattcaaaaaaaaaagaagaagacataaaTCTTCAATAGAAGCTCCAAATACTTTACCATGTTGGCTGATCACACTCCATTACAAGGTATAAACATTCCAGTATCTATCTATAGTTCAATACCAGTTTTCATCCTGGATGATCAAGAAAAATCCTCTACTTAGAAAGCATCAGGCAATATCAAAGAACAAAAGGCAAACGATAAGTGACAGAACTCTTGCTACATTTAAAATATTGCACATCTACACAACAAACAGCAAAGacatcaaaattttatatattaagataaatgaaaaaaaaacatataaatacaaCTGATGCGCAGAGAACTGGTAGAGCTTTGAAAATGTTACAAGAAGAGGTGAAATTTGCTAACCAAACTAGATGATGACAACGACAGGTGATGAAGAAGTGTTGATTGTTCTTGGAGGGAGAGGAGCAGATAACTGATTACAAGCACAAATCACGGCAGCACCAAAAATCACATTAAGCAATGATTATTAGACTCAATGACATACTTAAACCCAGTTTGTGTTGTATACTAAAATCCTTTTAATGTCACAATAACttgacaacaaattaaaaaaaaaaagtaatacgATAAAAATTGCACCTGCACTACTGCATCATTCTTTGAAGCGAAATCAAAGAATTGGTCCCCTTGCATTATCTGTATATCAGCACCAGTTGTTTCTATCATTTCTGAATCTACCCTACCTCCTCTTCCAATCAAACAAGAGACCCTATTTGATGGCAGCAGGAGGGTCGCTGTCACGGTAATTTCCTCAATCAAGCCCAAGGAACGAGCTCTTTCAATGTCATGCTCAATAGATCTATCAAAGACAAGAAGAAGTGCATTCTGTGCAGGAGAGTGGGATGATTCAAGGTTCTCCAATGCAGAAACAGTAACTAGACGGTCATCGGAGTTGGTTATAGGAGGAGCAAAGATGATAGAAGCACCAGTTTGATTTTGCAGAGCTCTGACTACAGACCCTCCCTTGCCTATGATGATCCCAGCTGCACCATGGGAGCAGATCATCCTAAATTGAACTTGTGATTGTTCATTAGGTTTCTTATGGTCTCCATCAGTTTCAATATTTTCAGAATATGTGGGTAGCAGGGAACACGAATGAGGAGAGAATTCAGCATTTGGATCACCAGAGGAACCACTTCTCCTTCTCCTAACAGCTCCAAGTCCTAAACCCACTTCATCCTTCTCGCATGGAGGATAATCTTGAAGGCAGCTAGTTACAGCAATCACTGCTTTCTTTACAGCCACAGTGCTACTGCctgtaatctttttttttttcatacaccaattttttcaaatttcatttcagataatataaaagattttatttttcttaaactacgatgtaaaaaaattatatttctctcctacaaaaacacaaaatttatcATGAATTATTATAGGACAAATCTGTAggacaagaaaaaagaagaattaaacCTGAATTAATTGATCTTCCTTCAAAGCGCATAGTGGAGCCGGGAGAATCCAGATATGGGCCCCACTAGCTCTCTTCATTCTCTTGATATTCCTGCCTTCTCTACCCACAACGGCACCAATCTGCGACGTATTGGCCAAAAGTCCACAATAACCCTCGTACTCACCACCATCCTTCTTCCCATCCACCCTCCACATCCTCTCTAAAACCCTAACCACCGCCTCCTGCGCTCCAGACACTTCCACCGTCTCACCTTCACCCACCGCGATTTTCTTCTCTAGGGACGCGGACCCCACCACCACTATCACCCGGTGCTCCGATCCCTTCACCGCCTCCTCGCAGTGAACAAGGCAACCGGCTTCAAGCCAGATTGGGGATATTACGGAGCTGGAGTGGCTGATGAGACCACCGATTTTCGAAACATGACAGACTACTCGGAATGCAACCTGACCCGGTTGGAGCTCGATCAACGGCTTTCGTGGAGGACCCTTGTGACGGTGGtgcttctgctgctgctgcattgAGTGGAGAAGAGGAAAAGGAGCGGAATCTTTTTCAGAGTATTAGTTGCACGGAATTAATTACTAGAACCTCTTTCCGTGGCAAAAGTGGCGTGACTACGAGGGTGATTGTTTTTGTAGTCGAAAGTGTGGTGCAGTATCACCACAATAATTtggtaaaatatcaaaacacagGTTTAAGAAAGTGGGATTCATGTCAAAACGCGGTCCAACCACAAGTTAATCAAAAGCATGCTTCACCTACTTTTAAAATTCTTGTGCAAAAAGTAATTGAAGCCAGCCACGAGTTTTTAATCAAAAAGCATGCTTCTAGATCTGCTTTTAAAATTCCTGTGTAAAAAGTACTTGAAGATAGAAGacgtttttcttcttcttcttcttcttgttgatCACAATATCTCTCTATCCTCTCTTCCCTGCTCTCGTGGGAAtccattaaaacaattattctcATCGTCCACTTTTCTTAACCTCTTCATtgatctccttctctttttgaACAACCtctatttatttctctttttttagccACAAACATTGCGAAACCCACAAACCATCACCGGAATTACACAAACCACCATCAACAACCAAGATTTACAGAAATCACCgcctaatatgttttttttaaatcttgtaaTTCCTTTTTTCGTGTACAGCCGAGTGTTTTCAGCAAAAAAATCTGAGTAAATTCCTTTtctaatatttctttaatttcaaccGTGCttgttcttaaaaatatatagcacATAATCAGACCTTGTTCACTTTTGAAACTGTATCCCTATTTATTGCTGCAGGAATCGTTGATCTGCTATTGATAATTCTTATAAACACTCGTGGTtctaatctttttctttctcggTTGCATTGCTTAGGAGATTGGTAACTTTACTgattttgatttcataaattaaatggaTAGAGGTTTAAAATGTAGCTTTGATTATTTTgagttcaaaaaaaatatataaatggatGAAATGATATAAATGCAGAGATTGTATAACTTCTGGATAATCAATTTCTCGTATATAAAAAGATTACTCAAGGAAAATAAACcggtaatatataaaaaatcatggatattcaaataaatatgaatatttcataaaaagatAAAGGATATAACTTGCTAGAATTTTATcggtaaaaataattaaaaaatcaagataaaatattCAATCATACACACTTGTTGATACATTGTatgatagaaaatatatttggagTGTGGAAAAATAGAtggaaaattttatgaaaaacaccTGTGTAATCTTTACAAAAACATAAACTCAATTTATAATGGtattaataacactacataaccGATGCCATTTTATATTTGCAAAACCATGAATACTAAAAACCTTCTCGAATTGATTATGTTTATGATAAGATTGCAgctagtttaataaaataataaaaatataaccataaTATCTAATTGTTGTAGTTATGATATATTAATAATCCAAtacatattaatataattgcaagctaataaattaatacaagtttttttaaaatattttattagtaatatcattttcatagttttaatcaaaaacttttgaactattttttattcaataacaatttcaactacaatcttaatcaaatacataatttaatccaaccaactacaagtaaaaataatttttttaattaatttttttctaaaccaTAAAAACTCTCACAATATTAAATACCCCTAAAACTCAAGTGGTCTCACATGTCTCCAAGcatatgaaaattttttaaaaaatttatgtgaaGCCTCTGGATCCACCTCTGCTTGATCCtgaattctgaatttttttaagaaactttGAGTAACTCTAATCCGAATTGaatcttgtaaaaatatttcaatttggttctatatatttaatttttaatttttaatatttttataatttttttttattttgtaaaaataaaagttgaaagaaaaaaaaataatttttcaatttatttggtttttaaaccgaataaatcaaatatcaaacaaGCCAAATCAAGcagttggttaaaaaaaaaaatttattaatataaatattcggTTCAATTTTGCcctaactttatttttcaagcCAAACCAGCCAAGAAGTTTCAGAATGGACAAAAAATATGCtacttgagagagagagaaaattctACCCAAGCCTTGTTAGGGAAAACAAATTctcttaaaaatcaaatttcatgaaaaaataactattttaaatgTTTGGTTGGACCATAAAACAATGAtccagaaacaaaaataaaaacactatttttttctGTCCATGTTATCCTATTTTTATAATAGAAAGGGTAAGAAGTAAGAACTGCTATGAAGAGTTTGGTTTATACGTTTTTATTACAAATGCTTGTTTACATATTTAGTGGTAGACAAATAAATACCTAGCACTCGGATTAATAATGAGAAACAACCTCCCAAGACACTTGTCAAATATTTATCCTAATGTCAACATGGGGACACCATCTTCCTTCACTTGTCTTCCGTGTACTTCCTTTCTTCCAGAATTTGCTTGGAGAAATCGTCTTGCTTTGCCAGGGTAGCCTTGCCTTGCCTTGTGTTGCCAGAGGAATATGGGGAGTCCACAGAAGCCAAAGATTATCATGTGACCTGCACAacgttttttatttaattaatgaatcccGTGTGTAACTTGGACAGTGCGTCATTGTCCATTGGACAGTTGAATCCAGCTCATTCTTGTACAAGAGTGGTATAGGCATGAATGTCTCTCCCAATGTTGGCGAAGAGCTTCAATTAGAATATGTATTGATATTTCCTACAAATTGAACTACACGGATATATTGTAGACTACTTACATAAGTTATTTACTTGATGGAGAGGTTAGCTTATTTTCCTCGGTGTCATGTTTTAATGCCGCATCCCCACCCATCAATTCCTGAAAACCTTCAACCTTCACCGGTGGAGCCCTCACCATAACCATGTTCCTGCAGGCAAATCATAGTGTCTTAGAAGTCCAGCAAGCATAACAAGTCTAGCAAAATTTGTTCTCCTTACGATGTTTGCATTTGGGGAACTTGGAGGGATGCCAACTGCCTGAGCTGATTGTTAGGCTGAGCGTGGAGATTTGACATTGCAGCAATTTGTTGATGCCGCATCTGCATCTGTGGCTGTCTGGAATGGAAAGCATTGAAGGCATTATTATCCAACGGCAATTCCGGTGGGTTTTCAACCTTTACTTGTACCAAAGGCTTGTCCTTGTCCACATCCATACCAGGGCGAGGAGTGGATGTTTGGCGCCTACGCAATCTCTCcaattgctgctgctgctgctgaaatGTTAAATTTTGGGAATGAACCATTGGCTGCATCTGTGGATGCATTTGTCTTGGGATCTGTAGCTTCATCATAGATCAAAACCCAGTTATCAACTTATCATAACATTGTTACAGAAATATGATGAAATGTGACGGTCAACACAAAAAAGCTTTTAAAGCCCACAGGTACTGTAGATAGTAAAGGGTATCCATCCTAATACTCTCCACACAATCCCCATAGGCAGGGTTATAAGGCAATTTTCTCCAATAACCATCTCAAAATACAGTTGAGGCTAGGAGGTGAACGCTATTCAAGTGTTGGAACTTTAAGAACCACGGGAGCTTATATGAAAAATTGGAAGCCCAGCTAGTCAAAAACTGGAGTTCAATTATGAAGTACTAGGAAATAACCGAACATGTCTGCATAAAAGCTCACAAGGACCCTTCTCTTTTGAGGACAACCTTGGTGTAaggatattttttcaaaccaaaagaaattgaaaagagcCGTTTCCTTTAATGTGCTAAGCTTCACGTGATCAAATTTATGCCAGAAGGAAAAGTTCCAGCTACAATTTGAATCAGTTTCTCCAACCCAAGAACCCCGAGACCAAAAGGAATAAATTAGCAGAAAGGTCAGAACTGGGAAAATGCATCACAATACAAAGATATTGATGTATATTGCATACTTGCTGAGGTAGTCGAAGAAGATTCTGGTGCTGAGAATGAAATTGTGACTGGATTCCGTGTGCTTGTTGGCGGGTCGGTTCTGCAGTATTTCTAGCACCTTCCTTAACAATCTCCATCAAGGCGGCCAAATTACTTGCAGCAAAAGGGAAAATGTTAGACAATGGATATAATAGAAAATGAATAGTACAAAAAACCAAGTTTATAAAGAAGGAAAATCAGAAGTACTTAAAACAGACAGAATCATTGGGTTGGAAAGGGGGTAGTTATTACATATAATGGGCTGATAGAAAATCAATAGTACCATGAAAATGCAAGGTGGGGTTACTAGATAAGGCAACAGAACAATTAATCACCACTGAGTCTTCATGCAATTAAATGCAAACAAGCCTAAATCCTAGGGTTAATACAAACACTACTATGCcacaataatgaaaaatatcaaaacactaACACACCACACATTGCAGTATATGCCAGACAATAGCTGAACAGTCTAACATTAAAAGAATGTGAGGAAAGACTCATTGATTCAGGGGGTTAAATGATAATGATACCTCATCCATATAAAATCACCAAGACTAAAAGCAGTAATTCAAGACTTTATAGAGATGATAAGACGAACAGGGTTTTGGGTTTTCTGGCTGAGTAAAAGACGcaacaaaactaataaaaagcTAAACTATATAGAAGACCTTGATATAAAACATTGAGGAGGAATTTTGAAGGATATGCAAAGGTAAGCAATGTGATTGCTAAGCTTTATAAAAATACTGGAACTAGAAAAGAAGCTTCCAAAGATCCAAGATAGGTTAGAGATTTCCATTGCATACATTTGATAATTAATAGCATGGAAGTCAAGCATGATGTCTGTTTTCCAAAGCTTTCAGATCAAATCAGACATGTAGAAAAGCTTCATTTATCCCCTTCCACCACCACCCTCTTCcctaaaacaacaaaacaaaatgaaacgaAGGTGCATTTGGTTCATGGAATGCTGCTTTCCTCAGGATAACTACGGGAAATGAAACACCTAAGAGAACCCAAAATATGTCAGACTTTTGTGTCTGGCTGACATAGAAGAATATCATACTCAAACTTGTTCTCTCTTGGAAGCCCTGTAGGTATTTAAGATATATAACTATTAAAATGAAGGCCCCTTGCCTTCATAGTttaaatagagagaaaatatcTGTCATAATGTTAAATTTCAACTCCCAATAGCTCAAAAAATAAGATCTCCCCATTAAGCTGTGGGTAAAGTAAAGTTAAATTTTGAAAACCAGCATTCCTGAAATGAGTCATGCATAATAATAACCTGATTATAATATTCCAGACTCGCCCCTTCTGATTTTGTGAGCCAACCACCCtctaatgaaaacaaaattttgaggATCAGCTCCACTTCAATCAAATCAAGACAAAGATTGTCCATGCCATAGGCTCAGCAGtgaatcaaaattcaattgCCACTATCACCCTCTTAAAGGCTCCTCTGAAAAGAATTCCCAACATAATCCAAACACCCTCCCCCACCCTCGACCACCcgacaaaagaaaaatcagaaaaaccCAAACCTAAACCATAATAAAGAACTAAACATCAGAGTATCTCTCGAACTTCCACCTAGTCTAAAGAAACTCCTTCATTTTATTGACCATTGCATGGGATTCTTAACTTCCATCTTTTTGTTGAGGATGCTTCTGAATGACCTTGCTGGTTTCCCTCATCACCTTCATAGAAGAGCTCTTTTCACTGGTAGGGGCAGCATCCTTCAatctgttgattttattttccttaGTGCGCAAGTTAACAACCTTTCAAATCCCATGTGCAGCATTCACGGTTCAACCATGATTTGAGCATTCTATAAAGCTTGCTTCAACTTGAATTTGGTCTACAAACACAAGCTAAAGGTGGATCACATTGGATATTGGCCAACAAATGTCATCATGGTAAAAGGCCAAGTGTCTGACCAAAACATTAGCTGTTGGTCATCAAACCAACTCTATCTGTCATTTGAACTTTCAAAGCCATTGAAGTTCCCTAtcaaatatattcatttttcataatgcatgatcaaaatatttaagcaTTTGACCCTCACATCGACTTGATATGGGCCCAATAGGTCTTTCAATTTGTTGCTCTGCAATTACTATATGACCAACCTGTGAAGGTCGATAGCAGTTGCATACTCACTAAGTAACCATTCAAAGTAAGGAACAAATGCAGGAAGAAAAGCATTTCCGaaggcaaaaaacaaaaatggaaaCATACTAAAATGactgaaattttcacaagaaACACCTTTGGGCTTCACAAATTTTATTTCTCTCCATTTACTATTAT
This window contains:
- the LOC133673522 gene encoding uncharacterized protein LOC133673522 isoform X3 encodes the protein MQQQQKHHRHKGPPRKPLIELQPGQVAFRVVCHVSKIGGLISHSSSVISPIWLEAGCLVHCEEAVKGSEHRVIVVVGSASLEKKIAVGEGETVEVSGAQEAVVRVLERMWRVDGKKDGGEYEGYCGLLANTSQIGAVVGREGRNIKRMKRASGAHIWILPAPLCALKEDQLIQITGSSTVAVKKAVIAVTSCLQDYPPCEKDEVGLGLGAVRRRRSGSSGDPNAEFSPHSCSLLPTYSENIETDGDHKKPNEQSQVQFRMICSHGAAGIIIGKGGSVVRALQNQTGASIIFAPPITNSDDRLVTVSALENLESSHSPAQNALLLVFDRSIEHDIERARSLGLIEEITVTATLLLPSNRVSCLIGRGGRVDSEMIETTGADIQIMQGDQFFDFASKNDAVVQITGEEKNVQNALFQVTCKLRENLLPTEMLNGLRAGSPYRRAGEITMLHQSAGESLDSNQETSFGKRVDQVRDAPSSLLQLPQITGSRSVAIKKAVIDVTSCLQDCPPYEKDEVDLSLGAGRRRSGSSGEPMCSLLPTYSENIATDGDHKKPKEQSQVQFRMICSHGAAGSIIGTGGSIVRALQNQTGASISFAPPITNSDDRLVTVSALENLESSHSPAQNALLLVFARSIEHDIERARSLGLIEEITVTATLLLPSNRVSCLIGRVGRVDSEMIETTGADIQILQGDQIFDFSSKNDVVVQITGEKKNVQNALFQVTCKLRENLLPTEMLNGLRAGSPYRRAGEITMLHQSAGESLDSNQETSFEKRVDQITGSRSVAIKKAVIDVTSCLQDCPPYEKDEVDLSLGAGRRRSGSSGEPMCSLLPTYSENIATDGDHKKPKEQSQVQFRMICSHGAAGRIIGTGGSVVRALQNQTGASIIFARPIKNSDDRLVTVSALENLESSHSPAQNALLLVFARSIEHDIERARSLGLIEEITVTATVLLPSNRVSCLIGRGGRVDSEMIETTGADIQIMQGDQFFDLASKNDAVVQITGEHKNVQNALFQVTCKLRDNLLPTKMLNGLRAGSPYRRAGESTMLHQSAGSVSRRMSRFQSGNRFGRKSGSST
- the LOC133673522 gene encoding uncharacterized protein LOC133673522 isoform X2, with amino-acid sequence MQQQQKHHRHKGPPRKPLIELQPGQVAFRVVCHVSKIGGLISHSSSVISPIWLEAGCLVHCEEAVKGSEHRVIVVVGSASLEKKIAVGEGETVEVSGAQEAVVRVLERMWRVDGKKDGGEYEGYCGLLANTSQIGAVVGREGRNIKRMKRASGAHIWILPAPLCALKEDQLIQITGSSTVAVKKAVIAVTSCLQDYPPCEKDEVGLGLGAVRRRRSGSSGDPNAEFSPHSCSLLPTYSENIETDGDHKKPNEQSQVQFRMICSHGAAGIIIGKGGSVVRALQNQTGASIIFAPPITNSDDRLVTVSALENLESSHSPAQNALLLVFDRSIEHDIERARSLGLIEEITVTATLLLPSNRVSCLIGRGGRVDSEMIETTGADIQIMQGDQFFDFASKNDAVVQITGEEKNVQNALFQVTCKLRENLLPTEMLNGLRAGSPYRRAGEITMLHQSAGESLDSNQETSFGKRVDQITGSRSVAIKKAVIDVTSCLQDCPPYEKDEVDLSLGAGRRRSGSSGEPMCSLLPTYSENIATDGDHKKPKEQSQVQFRMICSHGAAGSIIGTGGSIVRALQNQTGASISFAPPITNSDDRLVTVSALENLESSHSPAQNALLLVFARSIEHDIERARSLGLIEEITVTATLLLPSNRVSCLIGRVGRVDSEMIETTGADIQILQGDQIFDFSSKNDVVVQITGEKKNVQNALFQVTCKLRENLLPTEMLNGLRAGSPYRRAGEITMLHQSAGESLDSNQETSFEKRVDQVRDTPSSLLQLPQITGSRSVAIKKAVIDVTSCLQDCPPYEKDEVDLSLGAGRRRSGSSGEPMCSLLPTYSENIATDGDHKKPKEQSQVQFRMICSHGAAGRIIGTGGSVVRALQNQTGASIIFARPIKNSDDRLVTVSALENLESSHSPAQNALLLVFARSIEHDIERARSLGLIEEITVTATVLLPSNRVSCLIGRGGRVDSEMIETTGADIQIMQGDQFFDLASKNDAVVQITGEHKNVQNALFQVTCKLRDNLLPTKMLNGLRAGSPYRRAGESTMLHQSAGSVSRRMSRFQSGNRFGRKSGSST